In Leifsonia sp. ZF2019, a genomic segment contains:
- a CDS encoding HAD-IC family P-type ATPase produces MVEQAVAESAGLTEAEVRDRVERGQTNAYDAASSRCAWSIVRANVFTLFNAIIAACFLVLLVLGHWKDALFGISALANTIIGSVQEFRAKAALDKLALMHAPAARVRRAGEVREIPVAEVVLDDVLLLRAGDQVPADGVVTASSRLQLDESMLTGESDAVDKAPGDRVLSGSIVVGGEGVVTIAAVGADSFANRLASEAKRFSLVASELRSSIDRVLRWIAWIVGPIALLVLNAQMIALGGWAHAVADGRWQQAAVNTIAAVVAMIPLGLVLMTSIAFAVGAVKLARQQVLVQELPAVEGLARVDTICLDKTGTLTEGEIVFDGAHPLADDPTAAPPADWEAVLAWNGADPDANATARCLAAAYARPVAAPPSGRIPFSSARKWSAVAFPAGGEAEGTWVLGGPEMVFPAGGGGDAGGRLRARAVQLASTGRRTLVLAHSPAVLAPDDVAAERLPAALEPVTLLTFREKVRDDAAQTLRYFAEQDVAVRVISGDNPQTVAAIAREVGLDAPDGFDARELPADDAELASVLEAHTVFGRVTPTQKKRIVLALKASGRTVAMTGDGVNDALAIKEADIGIAMETGSPATKAVARLVLLDGRFSHLPSVVAEGRQVIANIERVSMLFLTKTAYATALAVLFGATLMQFPFLPRQLSVIDGLTIGLPAFFLALMPNARRYRPGFLRRSLSFAVPAGLVIAAALWLYAWAATSAGIPEQELRTGSTLILTIVGLWVLTVLSRPIDGWKILIIGAMMVGLVLVYSVPIIYDFLQFADPSFVTAVLVLVVSAATIGAIEIIRFAHRRFVRRTAPLAPSTAQ; encoded by the coding sequence ATGGTCGAGCAGGCGGTCGCGGAGTCCGCTGGGCTGACGGAGGCGGAGGTGCGCGACCGCGTCGAACGCGGGCAGACCAACGCCTACGACGCCGCGTCGAGCCGGTGCGCGTGGAGCATCGTCCGGGCGAACGTCTTCACGCTGTTCAATGCGATCATCGCCGCGTGCTTCCTGGTGCTGCTGGTGCTCGGTCACTGGAAGGACGCGCTGTTCGGAATCAGCGCGCTGGCCAACACGATCATCGGATCGGTGCAGGAGTTCCGGGCCAAGGCGGCGCTGGACAAGCTCGCATTGATGCACGCCCCCGCGGCCCGGGTGCGGCGAGCCGGCGAAGTGCGCGAGATCCCCGTCGCCGAGGTCGTGCTCGACGACGTCCTGCTGCTGCGCGCCGGGGACCAGGTGCCCGCCGACGGTGTCGTGACCGCGTCGTCACGCCTCCAGCTCGACGAGTCGATGCTGACGGGCGAGTCGGATGCGGTGGACAAGGCACCCGGTGACCGCGTGCTCTCGGGGTCGATCGTCGTGGGCGGCGAGGGGGTGGTGACCATCGCAGCGGTCGGGGCCGACTCGTTCGCGAACCGGCTCGCGAGCGAGGCGAAGAGGTTCTCCCTCGTGGCCAGTGAGCTGCGCTCCTCCATCGACCGCGTGCTGCGCTGGATCGCCTGGATCGTCGGCCCGATCGCCCTCCTGGTCCTGAACGCCCAGATGATCGCGCTCGGCGGGTGGGCGCACGCGGTCGCCGACGGGCGCTGGCAGCAGGCCGCCGTCAACACGATCGCTGCGGTCGTCGCGATGATCCCGCTCGGCCTCGTGCTGATGACGAGCATCGCATTCGCCGTCGGCGCCGTGAAGCTCGCCCGTCAGCAGGTGCTCGTGCAGGAGCTCCCCGCGGTCGAGGGACTCGCACGCGTCGACACGATCTGCCTCGACAAAACCGGCACGCTCACCGAGGGAGAGATCGTGTTCGACGGCGCGCATCCCCTCGCCGACGATCCGACGGCCGCGCCGCCCGCCGACTGGGAGGCCGTGCTCGCCTGGAACGGCGCCGACCCGGATGCGAACGCGACGGCGCGCTGCCTCGCCGCCGCATACGCACGGCCTGTCGCCGCGCCGCCCAGCGGACGCATCCCGTTCTCCTCCGCCCGCAAATGGAGTGCGGTCGCCTTCCCGGCGGGCGGGGAAGCGGAAGGCACGTGGGTGCTCGGCGGACCGGAGATGGTGTTCCCGGCGGGCGGGGGAGGCGATGCGGGCGGCCGTCTGCGGGCGCGGGCGGTGCAGCTCGCCAGCACCGGACGCCGCACCCTCGTGCTCGCCCACTCCCCGGCCGTGCTCGCGCCCGACGATGTCGCCGCCGAGCGGCTGCCGGCCGCGCTCGAGCCCGTCACCCTGCTGACGTTCCGCGAGAAGGTGCGCGACGACGCCGCGCAGACGCTCCGCTACTTCGCCGAGCAGGATGTCGCCGTGCGCGTCATCTCGGGCGACAACCCGCAGACGGTGGCCGCCATCGCCCGCGAGGTCGGCCTCGACGCACCCGACGGCTTCGACGCGCGCGAGCTGCCGGCGGACGACGCCGAGCTCGCGAGCGTGCTGGAGGCGCACACCGTCTTCGGACGCGTCACCCCCACGCAGAAGAAGCGCATCGTGCTCGCGCTGAAGGCCTCCGGTCGCACCGTCGCGATGACCGGTGACGGAGTCAACGACGCGCTCGCGATCAAAGAGGCCGACATCGGCATCGCGATGGAGACCGGCTCCCCCGCGACCAAGGCCGTCGCCCGGCTGGTGCTGCTCGACGGCAGGTTCTCGCACCTCCCGTCGGTGGTGGCGGAGGGGCGGCAGGTCATCGCCAACATCGAGCGCGTCTCGATGCTGTTCCTGACCAAGACCGCGTACGCGACCGCGCTGGCGGTACTGTTCGGGGCGACGCTGATGCAGTTCCCCTTCCTCCCGCGCCAGCTGTCCGTCATCGACGGCCTCACCATCGGACTGCCCGCGTTCTTCCTCGCGCTCATGCCGAACGCGAGGCGCTACCGCCCGGGGTTCCTGCGACGCTCGCTGAGCTTCGCCGTTCCTGCCGGTCTCGTGATCGCGGCGGCGCTCTGGCTGTACGCGTGGGCGGCGACCTCCGCGGGCATCCCGGAGCAGGAGCTCCGCACCGGTTCGACGCTCATCCTCACGATCGTCGGGCTGTGGGTGCTGACCGTGCTCTCCCGCCCCATCGACGGCTGGAAGATCCTGATCATCGGCGCGATGATGGTCGGCCTGGTGCTGGTCTACTCCGTGCCGATAATCTACGACTTCCTGCAGTTCGCCGACCCGTCGTTCGTGACGGCGGTCCTTGTGCTAGTGGTGTCGGCGGCGACCATCGGCGCCATCGAGATCATCCGGTTCGCGCACCGTCGCTTCGTGAGAAGAACCGCGCCACTCGCCCCGTCCACAGCACAATGA
- a CDS encoding Ig-like domain-containing protein — protein MIATTLTRLGVLGRSAVGLLMTAAVVCGMLLAGGFGPAQTTAGYNDSAYLNLSMKVIDQRTAVITGRIEAQYGTTPTGTVTLVRGTDTVGTATLDGGAYRFELAVPMTWSGDVQLDVVYGGDANHEPSRDTITVRLGA, from the coding sequence ATGATCGCGACGACGCTCACCCGACTCGGGGTGCTGGGACGGTCGGCCGTCGGTCTGCTGATGACGGCGGCTGTCGTGTGCGGGATGCTGCTCGCTGGCGGGTTCGGTCCGGCACAGACGACGGCCGGGTACAACGACAGCGCCTACCTGAACCTCTCGATGAAGGTCATCGATCAGCGCACGGCCGTCATCACCGGCCGGATCGAGGCGCAGTACGGCACCACCCCGACGGGGACGGTGACGCTCGTGCGCGGCACCGACACGGTGGGGACGGCGACGCTCGACGGCGGTGCGTACCGGTTCGAGCTCGCGGTGCCGATGACCTGGTCGGGCGACGTACAGCTCGATGTCGTCTACGGCGGCGATGCGAACCACGAGCCGAGCCGGGACACGATCACCGTGCGGCTGGGCGCCTGA
- a CDS encoding FG-GAP repeat protein, whose translation MRRPTALRSLPALLIAVVLAVLPAAASNAADVYQEVASYNWDGQSAARVAISHDVVAVTRAISSTAGEAAVEVMRVDEAGTVLDSQTLSTPPGARYFGASLALDESRGLLYVGAYKSDQVFEYLLSTDDGDWHWREGRVFTPGDGTTNVTFGESLSLRGDRLAIGAYEAKSDDIGPYYSTGGVYVADLATGAVQRAGVTGLYINGLLGDEVLLTDRWLISSAHQKKTRNAANVLVQTGGLYVWDLDDLSTPAMFIDHPLWGVDAVEHRTGLFSSGGVTGGFGYALAANDTDLFVSSPGETTYTAEDPSDLLGGWNNSSVDAGTTTVGAIYRFSLSDLHQVGPKIVPPPHERAGGFNMAVERNALLMSSVTRLDGEVGEIQVYDIGDLATTSVPGDLMRQQPEPVQVLRGTGARPGDWFGGSLNGGGLRVDGGRAIVASVGQTIWGRTGQAYLFSPIIPNVTEWPMTVDAPSIVYGQEGRIAAGVPGLGVPVTVQLKLNGEQHEAGTDASGTAIFDFGPAEHPAGTYPAEVSFVAPGGRDTGTAATDYVVAKAPTTVVDTNVEVR comes from the coding sequence ATGCGACGCCCCACGGCTCTCAGATCCCTCCCCGCACTGCTCATCGCAGTGGTGCTCGCCGTCCTGCCTGCCGCCGCGTCCAACGCGGCGGACGTCTACCAGGAAGTAGCGTCCTACAACTGGGATGGTCAGAGCGCGGCGCGCGTGGCGATCTCCCACGACGTCGTCGCGGTCACCCGTGCGATCAGCTCGACCGCTGGGGAAGCCGCCGTCGAGGTGATGCGCGTCGACGAGGCCGGTACGGTACTCGACTCACAGACCCTGTCGACTCCACCGGGGGCGCGCTACTTCGGGGCCTCACTCGCGCTCGACGAGTCACGCGGTCTCCTCTACGTGGGGGCCTACAAGAGCGATCAAGTGTTCGAGTACCTCCTCTCGACCGACGACGGTGACTGGCACTGGCGCGAGGGCCGGGTGTTCACCCCCGGCGACGGCACCACGAACGTCACCTTCGGAGAGTCGCTCTCACTGCGAGGCGACAGGCTCGCCATCGGAGCATACGAAGCCAAGAGCGACGACATCGGACCGTACTACTCCACGGGTGGGGTCTATGTCGCCGACCTCGCCACCGGCGCCGTACAACGTGCGGGGGTTACGGGACTCTACATCAACGGGCTTCTCGGTGACGAGGTCTTGTTGACCGATCGGTGGCTCATCTCGTCCGCTCACCAGAAGAAGACGCGAAACGCGGCCAACGTGCTGGTGCAGACAGGCGGTCTCTACGTGTGGGACCTCGACGATCTGTCCACCCCGGCGATGTTCATCGACCATCCGCTGTGGGGTGTCGACGCAGTCGAGCACCGGACCGGCTTGTTCTCCAGTGGCGGCGTGACCGGCGGCTTCGGCTACGCCCTCGCCGCCAATGACACGGACCTCTTCGTCTCCTCGCCAGGAGAGACCACCTACACGGCCGAAGACCCCAGCGACCTGCTCGGCGGGTGGAACAACTCCTCGGTCGACGCGGGTACGACGACAGTGGGTGCGATCTACCGCTTCTCGCTCTCCGACCTCCATCAGGTCGGACCCAAGATCGTGCCGCCGCCGCATGAGCGGGCCGGCGGGTTCAACATGGCCGTCGAGAGGAACGCACTGCTCATGTCGAGCGTCACCCGCCTCGACGGCGAGGTCGGCGAGATCCAGGTGTACGACATCGGGGACCTGGCGACGACGAGCGTTCCGGGTGACCTGATGCGACAGCAACCTGAGCCGGTGCAGGTTCTGCGAGGCACGGGCGCGCGGCCGGGCGACTGGTTCGGCGGATCCCTCAATGGCGGAGGTCTTCGAGTCGACGGAGGGCGCGCGATCGTCGCCAGCGTGGGGCAGACCATCTGGGGACGCACCGGACAGGCCTACCTCTTCTCCCCGATCATCCCGAACGTCACCGAGTGGCCGATGACCGTCGACGCCCCGTCGATCGTGTACGGGCAGGAGGGGCGCATCGCGGCGGGCGTGCCGGGGCTGGGCGTGCCGGTGACCGTCCAACTCAAGCTGAACGGGGAGCAGCACGAGGCCGGGACGGACGCGTCCGGAACGGCGATCTTCGACTTCGGGCCGGCGGAGCATCCTGCCGGAACGTATCCGGCGGAGGTGTCGTTCGTCGCTCCGGGCGGCCGTGACACGGGAACAGCGGCGACCGACTACGTGGTCGCCAAGGCCCCGACGACCGTGGTGGACACGAATGTGGAGGTGCGCTGA
- a CDS encoding RCC1 domain-containing protein, with translation MLLSIGGVAAVATLITIGATGADFTDRGQFNYLVTMGASTSSPTSTPTQTPTSTPTQTPTTPPGSGNGVPTQNFSNVHSLARAGGTLYGWAGGQASGVGTYSDSLQQVRVPAGTTFTEIALGPKHNLAIDQNGDIWGWGYGQTGALGSYTDQPTPVKIVSTATKYRKVAAGGYLNLGTGQNQTSTSYAIDTNGNLWSWGAWNGGAQTRFHVLGDSASVNRNAPKQITTGIDFVDVSVGWDKNMAVARDGSVYAWGSNHMAGLALSDTYSTSEVVTPTRSPYLSNIVKVAMGGRTAYALDRDGYVWSWGSKSGTQSNTTLGLNPTTAQLCKWSNESEQSTALSAVCKPLRVGRAAGQAPFTNISAGESHFYALDANGAVWAWGGNRFGNTGIGTTSNGTSAQDTLSPTKVDFSVKIAAVAAEYFGGVAVDVNGGVWAWGRTNMNTINLLGDGRSSWSSNAQTTPKKVK, from the coding sequence GTGCTTCTCAGTATCGGCGGCGTTGCGGCTGTCGCGACTCTGATTACTATCGGAGCAACGGGCGCCGACTTCACCGATCGCGGCCAGTTCAACTACCTGGTCACGATGGGCGCGTCCACATCGTCGCCGACCTCCACCCCGACCCAGACACCGACCTCGACGCCGACGCAGACGCCGACGACCCCTCCCGGCTCCGGCAACGGTGTGCCGACCCAGAACTTCTCGAACGTCCACTCGCTGGCGCGCGCCGGCGGAACGCTCTACGGTTGGGCCGGCGGCCAGGCCTCCGGAGTCGGCACGTACTCGGACTCGCTGCAGCAGGTCCGCGTACCCGCGGGGACCACGTTCACGGAGATCGCCCTCGGCCCGAAGCACAACCTCGCCATCGACCAGAACGGCGACATCTGGGGGTGGGGCTACGGGCAGACGGGTGCGCTCGGCTCCTACACCGACCAGCCGACCCCGGTGAAGATCGTCTCGACCGCGACGAAGTACCGCAAGGTCGCGGCCGGAGGCTACCTCAACCTCGGCACCGGACAGAACCAGACCAGCACGAGCTACGCCATCGACACCAACGGCAACCTCTGGAGCTGGGGCGCGTGGAACGGCGGGGCACAGACGAGGTTCCATGTGCTGGGCGATTCGGCCAGCGTCAACCGGAATGCGCCCAAGCAGATCACGACCGGCATCGACTTCGTGGACGTGTCCGTCGGATGGGACAAGAACATGGCCGTCGCTCGCGACGGATCCGTGTACGCCTGGGGCAGCAACCACATGGCAGGGCTCGCCCTCTCGGACACCTACTCGACCTCCGAGGTCGTCACGCCGACGCGATCGCCCTACCTCTCCAACATCGTCAAGGTGGCGATGGGGGGCCGCACCGCCTATGCGCTGGATCGCGACGGCTACGTCTGGTCCTGGGGCTCGAAGAGCGGGACCCAGTCGAACACCACGCTCGGGTTGAATCCGACCACTGCGCAACTCTGCAAGTGGTCGAACGAGTCCGAGCAGAGCACCGCGCTCTCGGCGGTCTGCAAACCGCTCCGGGTCGGACGCGCGGCCGGGCAGGCCCCTTTCACGAACATCTCGGCGGGCGAGTCGCACTTCTACGCGCTCGACGCCAACGGCGCGGTGTGGGCGTGGGGCGGCAACCGCTTCGGCAACACCGGCATCGGAACGACCAGCAATGGGACCTCGGCGCAGGACACGCTCTCGCCGACCAAGGTCGATTTCAGCGTGAAGATCGCGGCTGTGGCCGCCGAATACTTCGGCGGCGTCGCGGTGGATGTGAATGGCGGTGTCTGGGCTTGGGGCCGGACCAACATGAACACCATCAACCTGCTCGGCGACGGCCGCAGCTCGTGGTCGTCGAACGCCCAGACAACCCCCAAGAAGGTGAAGTGA
- a CDS encoding signal peptidase I: MSLGWRIYAVARNVLLTVGAIVGAACVLIFAIGLYVGVKPSIVISGSMEPTIPIGAMTFSLDRAAIDLGVGDVVMVERPNDEGLVTHRIVSMEKSAGRTALTLQGDANAVTDPEPYVVTNAAVVFFTIPYLGYVADFLQRQGILVGVVLVCVIAALLVLDPARFERRPQEFDQVVEVTAAEETLVDDVESGSSRVPPNSGRRALRKESAR; this comes from the coding sequence ATGAGCCTCGGCTGGCGCATTTACGCGGTCGCCCGCAATGTCCTGCTCACGGTCGGCGCGATTGTGGGTGCCGCGTGCGTTCTCATCTTCGCCATCGGGTTGTACGTGGGTGTCAAGCCCTCCATCGTGATCTCCGGCTCGATGGAACCGACCATCCCCATCGGTGCGATGACCTTCTCCTTGGACCGGGCGGCCATTGATCTCGGGGTTGGGGACGTCGTGATGGTCGAGCGCCCGAACGACGAGGGGCTCGTCACCCACCGCATCGTGTCCATGGAGAAGTCGGCAGGGCGCACGGCGCTCACGCTCCAGGGTGACGCCAACGCCGTGACCGATCCTGAACCTTACGTCGTCACGAACGCCGCCGTCGTGTTCTTCACCATTCCCTACCTGGGCTATGTCGCCGATTTCCTGCAACGCCAAGGGATCCTCGTCGGTGTCGTCCTCGTCTGCGTGATCGCCGCGCTGCTCGTGCTCGACCCGGCCAGATTCGAGCGACGCCCCCAGGAGTTCGATCAGGTAGTCGAGGTCACTGCGGCGGAGGAAACACTCGTCGATGACGTCGAGAGCGGCTCCTCACGAGTGCCACCGAATTCCGGTCGACGAGCCCTGCGCAAGGAGTCTGCCCGATGA
- a CDS encoding alpha/beta fold hydrolase, whose translation MIPNALHHEWHGDPDSPNPPLLLLHGGGSTIASNWGLLLPRLAPTRSVLAVELQGHGRTATGDGPASFERSADDVAALLATLHCGPVDVLGFSNGGQVALQLAGRYPAAVRRLIVASAPFRRSGMVEGFWEGLAAGTFDDLPAPYRRADLAVSGDPDHARRMFDLDRDLMLGFQDFPDELLDAVTATTLVVVADRDVVRVQEGVELASRLADARLLVVPGNHGDYLGEVLASGGDDAALRRTLPFLVAHLDAR comes from the coding sequence GTGATCCCGAACGCGCTGCATCACGAATGGCACGGCGACCCGGACTCGCCGAACCCGCCACTGCTCCTTCTCCACGGCGGGGGCTCGACGATCGCGTCGAACTGGGGGCTGCTGCTGCCGCGACTGGCGCCGACCCGCTCGGTGCTCGCCGTCGAGCTGCAGGGCCACGGCCGCACGGCGACCGGCGACGGCCCTGCCTCGTTCGAGCGTTCGGCCGACGACGTGGCCGCGTTGCTCGCGACGCTGCACTGCGGACCGGTGGACGTGCTCGGGTTCAGCAACGGAGGCCAGGTCGCGCTGCAGCTCGCCGGGCGGTATCCGGCAGCCGTGCGGCGGCTGATCGTGGCGTCGGCGCCGTTCCGCCGCTCCGGGATGGTGGAGGGCTTCTGGGAGGGGCTGGCCGCCGGAACGTTCGACGACCTCCCCGCTCCGTATCGTCGGGCGGACCTGGCTGTGAGCGGAGATCCGGATCACGCACGGAGGATGTTCGACCTCGATCGCGACCTCATGCTCGGGTTCCAGGATTTCCCGGACGAGCTGCTCGACGCCGTCACCGCGACGACCCTGGTGGTCGTGGCCGATCGCGACGTGGTGCGGGTGCAGGAGGGGGTGGAGCTCGCGTCCCGGCTGGCCGACGCGCGGCTGCTCGTCGTCCCCGGGAACCACGGGGACTATCTCGGCGAGGTGCTCGCGTCCGGTGGGGACGACGCGGCACTGCGTCGAACGCTTCCGTTCCTGGTTGCCCACCTCGACGCGAGATAG
- a CDS encoding stealth family protein: MTEHPPASLSAQPEPVVVTGGSDPSLTRFERGDVVRRKGLFTLVSGPFTPRESMIEDLLAVHDALEAAGFDFLLVRGDDGRLIVAVDRRRRKELEAVLADAFASEPFYARPIDAEGRPGDEALLIADGRLSRRKADILRLYRPRLEPVGRLRYGSDTAFQLELWRFGDDEIEAPCPNALMRTRLPRSEAVEAEVELYGRRWRTLQHMFDPLASDVAFDIDIVFSWVDGSSAEYQRQRAAQMAAYVVGEGDDNEARYRQIDELKYALRSVHMFAPWVRNIYIATDSPVPAWLDAEHPRIHIMRSEDFFADTSTLPTHNSHAVEAQLHHIPGISQHFLYSNDDMFFGRPISPDVFFSPGGITKFVEAGTRIGLGESDPARSGFENAARVNRRLLWERFGAVTTRHLEHCAAPLRVDVLQEMEREFAEEFRRTAASPFRSATDISVTNSLYHYYALMSGRAVTQTQARVLYIETTLRQAPEMMKRLLKRRDQDMFCLNDGSKPEIPAEVRTRVVTDFLERYFPFAAPWEVTAPQEITAPQEITPGA, encoded by the coding sequence ATGACAGAGCATCCGCCCGCCTCCCTCTCCGCCCAGCCCGAGCCCGTCGTCGTCACCGGCGGCTCCGACCCGTCCCTCACCCGCTTCGAGCGCGGGGATGTCGTGCGCCGCAAGGGCCTCTTCACGCTCGTCTCCGGGCCGTTCACACCGCGCGAGTCGATGATCGAGGACCTGCTGGCGGTGCACGACGCCCTCGAGGCCGCCGGTTTCGACTTCCTGCTGGTGCGCGGCGACGACGGTCGCCTCATCGTCGCCGTCGACCGGCGCCGGCGCAAGGAGCTGGAGGCCGTGCTCGCCGACGCCTTCGCGAGCGAGCCGTTCTACGCGCGCCCGATCGACGCCGAGGGCCGTCCGGGAGACGAGGCGTTGCTCATCGCAGACGGGCGCCTCTCCCGGCGCAAGGCCGACATCCTGCGCCTCTACCGCCCGCGCCTCGAACCGGTCGGCCGGCTGCGCTACGGCTCCGACACCGCCTTCCAGCTGGAGCTCTGGCGCTTCGGCGACGACGAGATCGAAGCCCCTTGCCCCAACGCCCTCATGCGCACGCGCCTGCCCCGCAGCGAGGCCGTGGAGGCCGAAGTGGAGCTCTACGGCCGCCGCTGGCGCACCCTGCAGCACATGTTCGACCCGCTCGCGAGCGACGTGGCGTTCGACATCGACATCGTCTTCTCGTGGGTGGACGGATCGAGCGCCGAGTACCAACGCCAGCGTGCCGCGCAGATGGCCGCCTATGTCGTCGGCGAGGGCGACGACAACGAGGCACGGTACCGGCAGATCGACGAGCTGAAGTACGCCCTGCGGAGCGTCCACATGTTCGCACCCTGGGTGCGCAACATCTACATCGCCACCGACTCGCCCGTGCCCGCATGGCTCGACGCGGAGCATCCGCGCATCCACATCATGCGGAGCGAGGACTTCTTCGCCGACACCTCCACCCTCCCCACGCACAACTCGCACGCGGTGGAGGCCCAGCTGCACCACATCCCGGGCATCTCGCAGCACTTCCTGTACTCGAACGACGACATGTTCTTCGGCCGGCCGATCTCCCCCGACGTGTTCTTCTCGCCCGGTGGCATCACGAAGTTCGTCGAGGCGGGCACGCGCATCGGGCTCGGCGAGTCGGACCCGGCGCGGAGCGGCTTCGAGAACGCCGCCCGGGTGAACCGCCGCCTGCTCTGGGAGCGCTTCGGCGCCGTCACGACGCGGCACCTGGAACACTGCGCGGCCCCGCTGCGGGTCGACGTGCTGCAGGAGATGGAGCGGGAGTTCGCCGAGGAGTTCCGGCGCACCGCGGCCAGCCCGTTCCGCTCGGCGACCGACATCTCGGTCACGAACTCTCTGTATCACTACTACGCGCTGATGTCGGGCCGCGCGGTCACGCAGACGCAGGCGCGCGTGCTCTACATCGAGACGACGCTGCGGCAGGCGCCCGAGATGATGAAACGGCTGCTGAAACGCCGCGACCAGGACATGTTCTGCCTGAACGACGGGTCGAAGCCCGAGATCCCGGCGGAGGTGCGCACCCGCGTCGTGACCGACTTCCTCGAGCGCTACTTCCCGTTCGCGGCGCCGTGGGAGGTGACGGCGCCGCAGGAGATCACGGCGCCGCAGGAGATCACACCGGGAGCGTGA
- a CDS encoding phosphodiesterase, with the protein MKTRIAEYPRPDHFLLHISDTHLLAGGERLYGSVDSDAHLRALLAEVEASGGRPEAIVFTGDLADRGQPGAYARLRELVEPVAERLGSRIVWVMGNHDDRGAFRSGLRGDAPTGEPVDEVHWLGGLRIIVLDSSVPGHHYGDVSESQLDWLAAELATTAPEGTILAMHHPPVPSVLDLAVSVELRDQAQLAEVLEGSDVRSILAGHLHYSSTATFAGIPVSVASASCYTQDLNVPVGGTKGRDGALAFNLVHVYPTTVLHSVVPLGQYPTLDYIDAEESARRLAADGIRIPPARPRLDAPTEPVTLPV; encoded by the coding sequence GTGAAGACGCGAATCGCGGAGTACCCGCGGCCCGACCACTTCCTGCTGCACATCAGCGACACCCACCTGCTCGCAGGTGGGGAGCGCCTCTATGGCTCGGTCGACAGCGACGCCCACCTGCGCGCCCTGCTGGCCGAGGTGGAGGCGTCAGGAGGCCGCCCGGAGGCGATCGTGTTCACGGGCGATCTCGCCGACCGCGGCCAACCCGGCGCCTACGCGCGGCTGCGGGAGCTCGTCGAGCCCGTGGCGGAAAGGCTCGGCTCCCGGATCGTCTGGGTGATGGGCAATCACGACGACCGCGGAGCCTTCCGGTCGGGGCTGCGCGGCGATGCGCCCACCGGCGAGCCGGTCGACGAGGTGCACTGGCTCGGCGGCCTGCGGATCATCGTGCTCGACTCGAGCGTCCCCGGTCACCACTACGGAGACGTGAGCGAGTCGCAGCTCGATTGGCTGGCCGCCGAGCTGGCGACCACCGCCCCCGAAGGCACCATCCTCGCGATGCATCACCCGCCCGTGCCGAGCGTCCTCGACCTCGCCGTCTCCGTGGAGCTGCGGGACCAGGCGCAGCTGGCGGAGGTGCTCGAGGGCAGCGACGTCCGCAGCATCCTCGCCGGGCACCTCCACTATTCGTCCACGGCGACGTTCGCGGGCATCCCCGTCTCCGTCGCGTCGGCGAGCTGCTACACGCAGGACCTCAACGTCCCCGTCGGGGGCACCAAGGGTCGCGACGGTGCGCTCGCGTTCAACCTCGTGCACGTGTACCCGACGACCGTGCTGCATTCCGTTGTCCCGCTCGGCCAGTACCCGACCCTCGACTACATCGACGCGGAGGAGTCGGCACGCCGGCTCGCCGCTGACGGCATCCGCATTCCGCCGGCGCGCCCGCGCCTGGACGCGCCGACCGAGCCGGTCACGCTCCCGGTGTGA